A section of the Ornithinimicrobium sufpigmenti genome encodes:
- a CDS encoding type II secretion system F family protein, which yields MDGRTLMLLGAALVGVALLFLVFAFSSGPDATRRRALENLARESRAGATEDPYAAPSGWLYRTAYALTPMGMVKRIDRLLGGAGRPARWPLHRVLVTKLVTTAVTAGVFVLLLSGGPTPRMVLFAVGTTTAVWLLPELLLYNTAQKRQQAIQEALPDTLDQLTISVEAGLGFEAAITHVARGSEGPLADEFVRTLQEIQVGVPRRVAYRGLTSRVQVEDLRRFVRAIMQGEEHGISIARVLSTQAAEMRVKRRQRAEEKAMQIPVKVVFPLILFILPALFIVVMGPGVINILQAFSGL from the coding sequence ATGGACGGCCGGACCCTCATGCTGCTGGGTGCGGCGCTGGTCGGCGTCGCGCTCCTGTTCCTCGTCTTCGCCTTCTCCTCGGGCCCCGACGCCACCCGGCGCCGCGCCCTGGAGAACCTCGCCCGCGAGTCCCGTGCCGGGGCGACGGAGGACCCGTATGCCGCTCCCTCCGGCTGGCTCTACCGGACGGCCTACGCACTCACACCGATGGGCATGGTGAAGCGGATCGACCGGCTCCTCGGCGGCGCGGGCCGGCCGGCGCGGTGGCCGCTGCACCGCGTCCTCGTCACCAAGCTGGTCACCACCGCGGTCACCGCGGGCGTCTTCGTGCTCCTCCTCTCCGGCGGACCCACCCCCCGGATGGTGCTCTTCGCGGTCGGGACCACGACCGCCGTCTGGCTCCTGCCCGAGCTGCTGCTCTACAACACCGCGCAGAAGCGGCAGCAGGCCATCCAGGAGGCGCTGCCCGACACCCTCGACCAGCTGACGATCTCGGTCGAGGCCGGGCTGGGCTTCGAGGCCGCGATCACGCACGTCGCCCGCGGCAGCGAGGGGCCGCTCGCGGACGAGTTCGTCCGGACGCTGCAGGAGATCCAGGTCGGTGTCCCCCGGCGGGTGGCCTACAGGGGGTTGACCAGCCGGGTGCAGGTGGAGGATCTGCGCCGCTTCGTGCGGGCCATCATGCAGGGCGAGGAGCACGGCATCTCGATCGCCAGGGTCCTGTCCACCCAGGCGGCGGAGATGCGCGTCAAACGTCGCCAGCGCGCGGAGGAGAAGGCCATGCAGATCCCGGTCAAGGTGGTCTTCCCGCTCATCCTCTTCATCCTGCCCGCCCTCTTCATAGTGGTTATGGGGCCCGGCGTCATCAACATCCTGCAGGCCTTCTCCGGCCTCTGA
- a CDS encoding type II secretion system F family protein: MSLGLLTVGVVLLAASACVLATLLLVPSRSLPYDRRRYGVEDTSLVTRVAGAATGRIGQLVDRSGRGRRWSNALDLAGIRMDVADFILVTGAMALAAFAVGAVLEGLVLALLLAFMTGIGVLAWVHVRADRRRARFADQIDDIVTLLASNMRAGHSMQQALSYVAREVDEPAAGELARVVNQARVGRDVTLALTETAERMGSDDFHWIGQAITIHRQVGGNLAEVLDTVGETVRERGQIRRQVKSLAAEGKLSAIILMALPFGMAGMLAIVNPEYIGVLLESPLGWAMIAGGFVMLTLGGLWLRKVIEVKF; the protein is encoded by the coding sequence ATGAGCCTGGGCCTGCTGACGGTCGGGGTGGTGCTTCTCGCAGCGTCCGCGTGCGTGCTGGCGACGCTGCTGCTCGTCCCCAGCCGCTCCCTGCCGTACGACCGGCGTCGCTACGGCGTGGAGGACACCTCGCTGGTCACCCGGGTCGCGGGAGCAGCCACCGGCCGGATCGGGCAGCTGGTGGACCGCAGCGGGCGCGGCCGTCGATGGTCGAACGCCCTGGACCTGGCGGGCATCAGGATGGACGTGGCCGACTTCATCCTCGTCACCGGGGCGATGGCGCTCGCCGCCTTCGCCGTCGGCGCGGTGCTGGAGGGGCTGGTGTTGGCGCTGCTCCTGGCGTTCATGACGGGCATCGGCGTGCTGGCCTGGGTCCACGTGCGGGCCGACCGGCGCCGCGCCCGGTTCGCCGACCAGATCGACGACATCGTCACCCTGCTGGCCAGCAACATGCGGGCCGGGCACTCCATGCAGCAGGCGCTCAGCTACGTCGCCCGGGAGGTCGACGAGCCGGCGGCCGGGGAGCTGGCCCGGGTCGTCAACCAGGCGAGGGTCGGGCGGGACGTCACCCTGGCGCTGACCGAGACCGCCGAGCGGATGGGTAGTGACGACTTCCACTGGATCGGCCAGGCCATCACGATCCACCGGCAGGTCGGCGGCAACCTGGCCGAGGTGCTCGACACCGTGGGCGAGACCGTCCGCGAGCGCGGTCAGATCCGGCGTCAGGTCAAGTCCCTGGCCGCCGAGGGCAAGCTGTCCGCGATCATCCTCATGGCGCTCCCCTTCGGCATGGCAGGCATGCTCGCGATCGTCAACCCCGAGTACATCGGCGTCCTGCTGGAGTCTCCCCTCGGCTGGGCGATGATCGCCGGGGGGTTCGTCATGCTCACCCTTGGCGGCCTGTGGCTGCGCAAGGTGATCGAGGTGAAGTTCTGA
- a CDS encoding CpaF family protein, translating into MSLSERLRRAQSAAPDHGRLARDVPPPTTLPMSEAVTSTPPEAEHPGQAVTGSGLPEPARPGDSPTTDPTAAGAPSLAAQRPRQSDALAGLKAEARDQLFQRLGNRLTDSSMGEQALRDLVLREMTALVNASSVPLRADERRRLIAEISDDVLGYGPLQKLLDDDSVTEIMVNGHDNVYVEQAGRLQRADVQFSSDEHLRRIIERIVGRVGRRIDESSPMVDARLEDGSRVNAVIPPLAFSGSTLTIRKFGKVPLRADDLVARGSLSTRMVQLLHGCVEAKLNILVAGGTGTGKTTMLNVLSSFIPNTERIVTIEDAVELQLQQDHVVRLESRPPNIEGTGAVTIRDLVRNSLRMRPDRIIVGEVRGGESLDMLQAMNTGHDGSLSTLHANTPRDAVARLETMVLMAGMDLPLRAIREQIASAVDVIVHLTRLRDGTRRVTHITEVQGMEGDIVTLQDAFVFDYAAGVDANGRFLGQAIPTGVRPAFTDRFAEQGVELPPGIFEDSFIGRGRR; encoded by the coding sequence ATGAGCCTCAGCGAACGCCTGCGCCGCGCCCAGAGCGCCGCTCCCGACCACGGCAGACTGGCCCGGGATGTCCCCCCACCCACGACGCTGCCGATGAGCGAGGCAGTCACCTCGACGCCGCCGGAGGCTGAGCACCCGGGGCAGGCCGTGACCGGCTCTGGTCTCCCGGAGCCGGCCCGCCCCGGTGATTCGCCGACTACCGACCCGACGGCCGCCGGAGCCCCGAGCCTCGCCGCGCAGCGGCCCCGGCAGTCAGATGCCCTGGCGGGTCTCAAGGCCGAGGCCCGTGACCAGCTCTTCCAGCGGCTCGGCAACCGGCTCACCGACTCCTCCATGGGCGAGCAGGCACTGCGCGACCTGGTCCTGCGGGAGATGACCGCCCTGGTCAACGCGAGCAGCGTGCCGCTGCGGGCAGACGAGCGCCGTCGGCTGATCGCCGAGATCTCCGACGACGTCCTGGGCTACGGCCCGCTGCAGAAGCTGCTGGACGACGACTCGGTCACCGAGATCATGGTCAACGGCCACGACAACGTCTACGTCGAGCAAGCGGGCCGGCTCCAGCGCGCCGACGTGCAGTTCTCCTCCGACGAGCACCTGCGGCGCATCATCGAGCGCATCGTGGGCCGGGTCGGGCGGCGGATCGACGAGTCCTCGCCGATGGTGGACGCCCGGCTCGAGGACGGCTCCCGCGTCAACGCGGTGATCCCGCCGCTCGCCTTCTCCGGCTCGACGCTGACCATCCGCAAGTTCGGCAAGGTCCCGCTGCGGGCGGACGACCTCGTCGCGCGCGGCAGCCTCTCGACCCGGATGGTCCAGCTGCTGCACGGCTGCGTCGAGGCCAAGCTCAACATCCTGGTCGCCGGGGGCACCGGCACGGGCAAGACGACGATGCTCAACGTGCTCTCCTCCTTCATCCCCAACACCGAGCGCATCGTGACCATCGAGGACGCCGTCGAGCTGCAGCTGCAGCAGGACCACGTCGTGCGCCTGGAGAGCCGGCCGCCCAACATCGAGGGCACCGGTGCGGTCACCATCCGCGACCTGGTCCGCAACTCGCTGCGCATGCGCCCGGACCGCATCATCGTGGGCGAGGTCCGCGGCGGGGAGAGCCTGGACATGCTGCAGGCCATGAACACCGGGCACGACGGCTCGTTGTCCACCCTGCACGCCAACACTCCCCGCGACGCGGTCGCGCGCCTGGAGACCATGGTGCTCATGGCCGGCATGGACCTGCCGCTGCGGGCCATCCGGGAGCAGATCGCCTCCGCCGTGGACGTCATCGTGCACCTGACCCGGCTGAGGGACGGCACCCGCCGGGTCACCCACATCACCGAGGTGCAGGGCATGGAGGGTGACATCGTCACCCTGCAGGACGCCTTCGTCTTCGACTACGCCGCCGGGGTGGACGCCAACGGCAGGTTCCTCGGACAGGCGATCCCCACGGGGGTACGTCCCGCCTTCACCGACCGCTTCGCCGAGCAGGGGGTCGAGCTGCCGCCCGGCATCTTCGAGGACTCCTTCATCGGCCGGGGCCGACGGTGA